GCTCTCTAGGCCCTATCGCCAACCTGGGCTAAGCCTTACTGATACCCACCAGCTGCAAGTCTGAGGAGCAGGACTTACAAAAGAGGGGCACATTGAGAAAGTCTGTGGAGAGACTTTGGCAGTGAGAAGCTTGGAGTGAGGGAGGGACCAGACTGTGTTTGCTCCTCACGGAGCTGAGACCTGCGTCGCCAGTTGCAGCGACTGGCTCATGACGGGGTGACCCCAGCCTCTAAAATGTCCCAGGCTGGCACCATTGCCTGGGTCTGCCTAGCTACCAATGGTCTGAGTACCTGGCCATATGAGAACAGCCCAAGGCTGAACAGCCCAAGGCTGTTCCTAGGACTATCGTAAGGGGTGGGAGGGGCGAGGGAACCAGGTGGTTGTGGCCAGTCCAGAGGAGAAAAAGGCTGGCAGGGTCACGGGCCTCCTGACCACAAGGTCCCAAGCAGCTCTGCTCTTCCCTGGACTGGGAATTACAGGAGTGATCTGAGACGCTCCTGGACACAGCATGATCCTTAGAATGGGGTGTCTGGTGGCCGGTAGACACGGGGAGTGGGCAGCACCTGGGTACAGAGGTACCCCATGAACACCTACTtccctggcagtgcacacctCTATACTGAAGCCAGCCCCTGCTGGGAACTGCGGTCCAGGGAAAACCAGAGATGGGGACGAGGACCATTAGCAGGATGGGGGAGTATCACAGGTGGAGTGGAAGTCGGATTCCCGACCAGGCAGTAACAAGGTCCAGAGCAGGACTCAATACACCCAGCTCACAGGCACCCACTGGGGCTCTGTGCGAAGTTTCTCCATGGCCGTCTGGAGCTCACGAAAGGTCCTCTCCAGGTTGCTGTTGACCAGGCTGAGGTCGAAGTAATGCCCATAGCCCCTCTGGATACGGCTGCTCTCCTCCACTGTCCGCCTCAGATCCGCCTCCTGTCCCCCGCACAAGGAGCTTCGGTCAGCGTCTCCAACTCAGTGCCACCATTAGAGGGATCTACAACCCGCCTACCTCACCCCAACGTTCAGCCACAGTGACACAGATCGATCCCCtgttacccccacccccaccccgctagCTGTGCTCCTGCATCCAGCccagatggatggaaggaaggaagggagggagggagggagggaggggaggagggaggatgggggggggaggatagaaggaaggaaagaaataccgGTGTTGTAAATGACGAGGTGGGGCACTAACCATTAGACCACCCACGGGCTCTTCACCACAGCCCCATAAGGGAGGATCGATTGTCTCCCCCTCATAACACAAAGCTCAGATACTAAGAGGTCACAGTGAGGGGTTATTtccacagggatctgcctgcctccagacAATGACTCCTTCAGTCTGACGGAGCTCCTTACTGTAGCTATGAGGTGGCATCAGGACCTACCAGGTACCAAGATAATCCCACGCACGAACAAGTTAACTCCCACCCCAGATGTAAGGAAGCTCTCTGGGAAGGAACTGGACAACTGACTTAATGAAGCGGAGGGGTAGCTGTGTCCCAGAGGCCTTAGCCATGGTTTCCAAGGCCAGGATCAGGTCATCAGAAGATGCAAGCCCAGCCTAGAAGCTGTCCTAACAGGCACGGGGCAGAGTTCGGCAAGCCCTGTTCCTAGGGGAATGCTGTGTCAAGAAACTTCCCGTGACCATCTCTGTCCCCCAGACCCTCCACTGGCCCTCTAGGACTCACTCTGTCTGTAGAGTGCATCACATAGTAGGCCTGAAGTCAGGACTGTGTCCTTGGCTCCATCTAAGACTTTGGGCACTGTGTTCTCTCAACCTTTCCTTTTCACACCTACAAATCACTGCCCGAAATCCTACCCCTCTTGAGCACCACCACCCCAGGCCGCCAGCAAACCCCTTCCCAGCAGTTCTGAGTCCCTCACCGTCAGCTGCTTAGTGGACACGCCGCTCTCCAGCGCAGCCCGGTTCATAGCCCGTAGAGTCTCATAGTCAGGAGCCTCTATGAACACCACGTAAGGGACAAACTCGGCTGTCCTCAGGACCTTCACCGCCTGCAGGAAAAGAGGGTGGACGCACATCTTCACGTGTGCTGGGAACAGGAAGGGTGTGTGGGTGACGGGATGGGCGCCTGCCTGGAGTTCTGGGACCTGAGAATGGGAAGTGGCTGGCAGAGGGCCTACTGAAGGGGATCTAGGTGCGCTGGGGAATGTGGGAACAGGGGCTCTGACTGACAGGAACCAGAAGGGCTAGAAGTACCTGCGGGTTGACATCCAGCACGCACACCTTGCCAGAGGCAACAACGCCCCGGATGGAGTCGATCCGTGTGCCATACAGGTTGCCCTCATACTCGCCATGTTCCAGGTAGCGCCCGGCTCGGATGTCAGCCTCCATCTCCCCACGGGACACAAAGCTGTAGCCCTGCCCCTCACGTTCTGAGTCCTTGGGCCTCCGCGATGTGTCtggagagggaaggcagggctAACTGGTGAGTCAAGCCACCCCACCTAAAACATCCACACGTGGGTTCCTTGGGGGTTGCGTGATCTTGGCCCTAAAGGCATAGCCTCCAAGAATCacctcccaccctccacctcctGCCGTCCCATCACTTGGAAGCCCTAACTGCTGGAAGGCCACATACAGTTCGACCCTGTTTCACCAGACCCGAGGTAGACACTCacttaaaacaacaaccaaccaaccaaccaaccaaacaaacaacaacaaaaaaaaaactttttagaagTAAAACCCTGAGAGAAGAAATCCTGATATAAAAGCCATGCCCTTCACCGGATCCTGAGTCTGCAGTTCCCCTCATCTACCCACAGAGGGCGCACACTACACACCCAAAGGAACCACCTGACCTGGTGTGTCCCCAAGATGCTCTCTCAGTGCTGCTCAGCACCCCTCCACGAccattccctccttccccctcaccccaccccggACACATCCACCCTCGCACCTCCCGTTCCACGGCCCTCACTCACAGGGCACCGTGGTGCCGTAGCGGTCTGGATCCCACAGAATGAGTTTGTTTTTCAGGCTGCGCCGGCCCACACCCTGCGCTCCAATCAGCACCAGGGTTTTCCTGCGGAATGGGGGCATGCGGGCCACCTCCTCATAAATGAGCAGCTCATGGCGGTCAAACTCTGGGGACAGAGAGATAGAGCCGCTCACCAGGCTGCcccgtgggggaggggagggactctCTCAGAATGCAtcaagggttaaaaaaaaaaaaaaaaagcagccaggGAAACGGAAAGGAACTAGGCAGGCCTAGGATCGAGGCAGAGAAAACTCACTGGTCACTTGTGAGGAAGAGAGATATGACATTAGGCAACTGGGACAAGAATTAATACCCACCTGCATTCTTGGTGGTCAAATACATCATtcgcttctttttctttcctgaaaggCTGCCGCATAGGGTCCCTGGCCACAAGGaaataagtaagcaagcaagctgggCCATGCCAGGTCTTAAACTGGGGCCTGAGGTGAAGGAGGGGACTCCTACCTGAGGTCGGGGTCAATTCCAGGTCCCGCTTGACAAATGCTTTCCGCTTCTCCTCCAACAGCTGGCTGGGGATGAGGCCAGCACTGCCACCTTCTACGTGGCATGCCTGAAACAGCGGAGCATGCCAAAGACCTGCCTGGGTAAGAGGACCCTTCCCTGCACCCTACTTAGAGACGTTTCAGGAGTGCCCCAGGCTCACCTGCCACCAGTTGGCATCGTCTTGATTTACAATCTGGAGCAAGTCCCCCGCGTTGAAGCGCAGGCCTGCCTCCTTGCAGGGGCTGAGACTGTCCCGGGCAGGGTCATAGTCGAAGTGGCATTTAACAAATACCTGAGCCCAGGGGTTTGGAAAGGGTCAAACAGAGCAACAGAGCACAGCCACTCCCTCCTGGCCACTCCCCCACCCTGGAGGAGTGAGACCTCCAGGCTGGCCTACCCTGCCTTGTTGGTACTCTCCTTGGTGACTGGAACTAAGAGATTGAGATTGAGCGAATGGGAAACTACCCAAGGCTGGGTCAGGTCCCATGGAGGGGTCACCTAATCCTGTATTCTTCCTTCCACCCTCCAGGAGGACAGAGCTTTGAGTTTAAAAGCCAAGGAGGAGGTGAACAGTGCCCCAGTCCACCAATGAGGAAGTTGCTTCCAGGGCAGGTGAGGAACCCCACCTTACACAGGTCTGAGGGGTGAGCTCTTGCACACATACAAGGTGCAAAGACTACAATGATCTGCATCCCTTTGCACACTCAGGACACTCAAGACAAATCTCTTGCACACTCAGGTAGAACCTCCTAGTCACAGATGCTCACATGTcccttgcacacatgtgtgaatgcCTACATGTAAGACAGTTTAACATCTGTTTATGTGTCACACTTAGAGGCTGTGTGGGTAATGAGTGGCGCCTGCCTGAAGGTCCTGCTGTATCTTTTTCGCTTAGGTGAATAGCAAGAGGCCTGAGACTTCACTTAAGAGGCTCAGTGGTCCCTGGAGCTGGGCGGGGCTCAGGCAGAGGCCCACCTGTCGGGGCAGGTGGGGTTCCTGGTAGCTGGGCAAGATCTTGAGGATGACACTGCCACTGGCACTGCGTAGGAGCTCCTGCAGTGCCCGGGGATCGCTGCCCACTGGCTGCCCATTCACTTCCTTGATGATGTCACCGACGTGCAGCAGGCCTTGCTGAGCCACCATGCCCCCATGCAGAATTCGGGCAATCACCAGCTCGCCACCCTCCACTCGGAATGTCACACCCTGAAGGATCAAAGGAGCACAGAGTAAGGCTAGCTCTGTCTTCAAATGGGGCTCCTGGTGGCCCTCCCATTCCtgtccccaccctcacctccactCAAAAAGTCCCCTACTCTAGTCTCAGTTCTTACAGACACAACCTGGAGAACATACTGAGGGagaatgagtgtgtatgtgtgcatagtgtgtgtgcgtggtgtgtgtgtgtgtgtgtagtgtatacttagggtgtatgtgtatggtatgtgtatattgtgtgtctccatatgtatagtgtgtgtatgtatggtgtgtgtgtatgcatatgtgtagtgtgtgtttatggtgtgtgtatggtatgtatgtatggtatatgtatagtgtgtgtatgtatagtgtgtatgtgtgtatactgtgtgcgTGTacagtgtgcgtgtgtggtgtgtattttttgtggtgtgtatagtgtgtgtatatatatttgtgtgtgtgtggtatgtatttatggtgtatgtgtgtgtagtatatgtgtatggtatatgtatagtGTGCGTGTATccatatgtatagtgtgtgtatgtgtatagtgtgtgtatgtatggtatgtgtatatattatgtgtgtatggtgtgtgtgtgtgtggtgtgcatttatggtgtgtgtatggtatgtgtagagtgtgtgtgtccatatgtatagtatgtatatgtgtatatatggtgtgggtgtgtgtgtggggggggtgcgtgtgcgcatgcgcatgtttgcatgtgtgtgtggtgtgtgctccTAAGTCCTGGCAGGTACTCCCTAGAGCCAACCTGGGCCTATCTTCATCTTTAACTCCCACCCGTTCTTTCTCAGTGCCCTCTCCCCCCACAAGCCTCTGGCCCTCACCAGATGTTCTCCTGCAGTCTTCCGAATGCCCACCATGCGCACCGCATCAGGAGGTACTGGCTGGTTGCTGAACATGGGATCCAGACCTGGGCTTGGGGGTGGTGTCTCATAAGTCTTTGAAGCCACTGAATCATGTGTCTCCAGGAGGGACTAAAGAGGGACCGGAAGAGAAGGGATAATGTGGAAATGCCCAGTGCTGGCTTCTGGaccaccccaccctccccacccctccccacccccagcagcctGGAACCTGGAAGTGGGGCTCCTGGAGGATTCGTGCCAGCTCTGCAGCAgtgctgctctgctctgccagCTCTGCCAGGTCCCGAAGGATTTCCTGCACCAGCTCCAGGTTGTTATCCCGGACAGCCTCCAACTTTGTCTCCTCCAGCCGCTCGTGGGCCTAGGGTGTGGAAACAGTGCAGATAAGGCCACCCAGGAGTCCTGGGATGACACCCAGAGCTCCTCCTCTGGCTCCAAGCCCCTAAACCCTACTTGCATCATCATTCTGGGTCCTGCTTCAACTACacaagacatagacacacacacacacacaacacgaTCATATTCCTGTGtatcttgctttcctttctccagcAAGTAATTATTAAGACTCAGTTTATGCACAGGACAATCCAAAGACAGACTTCTATTTCTATCCTCTTGACATACAGGGTCACCAAAAATCATCAAACTGTCCCCATCTCCCAAGATAATGTAAGTATATGTGGTCAACATCATGGTTGGATGAGACCTTTAGCACCTTGTAGCCCGAGATCAGAAAGCCAAGGAGGTAAAAGAACTTTCCCAAGGTCATagacttgaacctgggtctccAGGCTCAGTGCTTCTTAGGCAGaagagacatgtgtgtgtgtgtgtgtgtgtgtgtgtttgtgtgtgtgtgtgtgtgttacagcacgcgtgtagagatcagaggatcATTTTGTGAagtcaggtaaaggcacttgtcgtGAAGGCCTGGGACCCTGAGTTTgttccctggaacccacataaaggtggagagagagaagagaactgactccacaaaatGATCCTCTGATCCCCGTGTACATGCTACAACACGCACACCCACCCGTGCACACCTTGCATGCttcataaatacttttttaaaaaaaacatatctcTTTAAAGAAAGCTGTGCACGAGGCCAGAAGAAAACCTTGCATCTGCGCGTTGCTATGTTCCAGAGCAAGGGGACCTGAAAGTGGGTAAAGACCCCATTCCCAGCTGATAGGGAAGGTCACACCGGGCAACGCAGCAGGGCCATCCTGAGATCTATGGGCACAAAGTCTTCCCTGATGTTCATGTGAAGGATAGCCGCAGGCACAGTCACTTCACCCCAAGGTGCGTGAGCCCCCTTTGCTCCATAAACCATTGTGCCAttagcgcgcacacacacaaaagtgtaatgtaaatatgtatggTAACATTACCTAATAATCCATGCTCAGTGTTCACCACTGTCCCAAAAGTATCCTTTATAATTTAACTTTTCTGACCCAAGACCCTGCCAAGGATCATGTGCTGCTTTTGGTCACAAGATATGCTTATTCTTCTTTAATCTAGAATATCTCAATGGTTCTCATCAGACTTTTAAAGAGTctgggcagtggttctcagtggGCCACAGCTGGATTTGTCTGATTTGGTAATAGTTAGACCCGGGTAAACATCTGGCGAGATTTTACACGGGGGAGCTGTGTCTCTCCCACACTTTAAGGCTGTGTGACTGTCCTGGTCCCCAATGATCCTTCCCCTCGGAATCTGGCATCCACTCATGACCCTTGCTGAATCTGTTATCCTCTTCAAAGCTGCTTAGCACTGAGTACCTGCCAACCTTCCACATTTTGGTTGCCATTCTCCTGGGAGAGAGAGCTTTCCTGGGGCTGGGAGCTAGCTCAGACTAAAGCACTCCTCAGCTCTAAGGTCTGGAGTTCGgatcctcaggacccatgtgCATGCTGGGCTGGCAGCAGATGTCCTGTCATCCCAGCCTTGAAAGACAAGAGACAAGGGCTCCTCAGAACAAACTGGCCAGAGAGGCTGCACGGTGGGAAGGTCTAGGCTTGCTTggaagaccctgactcaaagagcAATGGGGAGCAATGGAGAACTCCTAACCTCAGCCTTGGGActccacacatgtgtatgtgcacctacCCACACGTGTGTGCTCACAAACACGTTAACcatgcagacacagagagagagacagagcgagaCAGAGcgaggaggagaaaaaaggagagaggagaaagagagttttttcctttctccccccaaccctgtctcctttctctgaaaattggatttttgtgttttgttttgagacagggtttctctgtgtagccctggctttcctggaactcactctgtagaccaggatggcctcgaactcagaaatctgcctacctctgcctcccaagtgctgggactaaaggcgtgcaccaccactgcccagcctgaatATTGTTaagaaaactttttctttctttctttttcttttggtttattgATAGTTTTACTTAAATACAGCCCTTCTCACTTGCCTCATGCTGTCAAGGCAGTTTTTATACTATGTGGCAGAGTTAAAATGTCGTAAAAGAGTATGTAACCTGAAAAACAAACCACTATCTATGCCTTAGCAGAAAAAGtgggtgattgtgtgtgtgtgtgtgtgtatgataatgGACTCCATTatgacattttatacatttttcctattttatgtaTCAGAGTGTTTTGACAGCATGTATTTCTGTACACCTCACAAAAGCAGGGCCTCAGGTCAGAAGGCGACATTAGATCTCCTCCTGGCTCTGGGGTTAcagtttgtgagctaccatgtgtgtgccGGGAATCAAACCccggtcctctagaagagcagccggtgTTCTGACCAGCTCCCCAGCCCTGTATTATGAATTCTTATCATACTCGCTCTTTAGCACCCTATCTCATCTCCTTTCCACTCCCAGGGAACCCCTCCACTCCCCAACTGGTTCCCCACGACTCCCATGTATTGCTGGATTCGTTTGTTCAGTGTGCCAGTGAGCTCAGCCGACCTCttacacagttcctcatgttatggagccccccccccacttaccccagccataaatttatttttgttgctacttactAACAGTaatttgctacagttatgaatcgtaatataaatatctggtatgcaggatatctgctatgcaACCCTCAAAGGAGTTTTGGCTCACAGGATGGCTTAGAGGTTCATGGGTGAGGTCACTTACAGAAGCATGGGGGACCTTCCCAGTGcctaccactgaagaaaatccCCCTCAGCAATCACCTGCCTAATGATGCCTATAGATCCTGGGGAAGGAGATTATGAGTCGTctatcctcccatcccccaccctcacctccttTGATCTTTTACTCAGTGGGTTTTATGTATATTATCCACCAATATCGCTGTCTGTCTTGGGCTTGGGCTTGGGTTCCGGTTCCGGCTAGGTGGGGTTCCGGTTCCGGCTAGTTGTTTTTAAGAAAGGGCCTTGCTGTGTGTCCTAGACTATTCTCAAACTCCAAcatccctgcctcagcctcccaagtgccgggtcacaggtgtgtgctgtgACGCTAAGTCCAGCTTCATTTTCACTGGCTGGTTTTCTCCAAGGGTAACGCATCCACACCTGGGTGTTGTTGGTAGGAGTCCATCCATCCAAGAGCTCCCTCTTCCACTATGATATATGCTTACCTAATACTTCCCCTAACCCAGGTCATGCTTTTAAACTGTGTTTTATTTccattcaatgtgtgtgtgtgtgtgtgtgtgtgtgtacatgtgtatgcgtTTGTTGGTGCGAGTCTGCCACAGCACACGagtgggaggtcagaggacaacttcatgaAGCCggatctctccttccacatttCCTTGGATttcagggttcaaactcaggtcagcaagCTCTCGAGGTCAGCGCTTTACCCCCACGCTATTTCACTGGTCTTGGTGTGCCATTTCCGCAGTAGTCAATATTGATGGTTTCCATTAAGATAACTCTCTGGGGAGTCCttactctttctccctcctcctctcttcctcagtgAGAACTCATTTCCCAACCATAACAACCAACCACTGAACTTTTGCCCTTCAGATTAACTGAGCGTCTACACCATCTAGAGATCCCGGTGGTGTTTTGGGGGagtgtcttgtttgtttggggttttttgaaacaaggcctAGCTGTGCAggtcaggctgtccttgaatgcATAGAGAGGGGCCTACATCGGCCTCCTGACAGCTCTCTGTCCATACGAGATTGGCATGTCCAGGAAGCGTTCATGAGTGTGCATGTTCTCCGTGTTGTCTAGCACGGTAGCCACTAGCCATGGTGAACACTGAACTCGTGGCTGTTGGCTGTGAGACACTcaaatttttctgttttggtttggttttagagacagggtttctctgtgtagcccaggctgtgctgcaactcactctgtagaccaggctggccccaaactccaaGATcaatttgcctctgcctccagaattctaggattttttttaatgtaagcatTTTACTTTTAGTATCATTTTGgtgcatttttattactataactaaAAATAAGCTGAGGCTGAGAGCTGGGAGTGTAACTCAGCAATAGAACCACACTCTGGGCCCCCAGAACCATCAAAATAACATCGACAACAAGACCACCTTGATACTGAGTAACATAGAAACAATAGAATGTtatttcttgggctggagaggtggcccagaggttaagagcactggctgctcttccaaagtgaTCCTggctcaattcctagcatccacatggcagctcacagctgttcataactccagttccaggggatctgataccatcacacagacatccatgcaggcagaacatcagtgtacataacataaaaataaacaagacattttttttaaaaagttctttcttACAGTCTTGCAGGCCGGGAGGTTAGAGACCATTAGAGAGACCATTAGAGGCCGTTAGAGACCATTGCGCTCAATGTCTGAAGAGTTGATTCCTGCGTATGGCCTCGTGGGGAGGTCAGAAGGCTTTTAAAAGAACTTCGCTAATTCTTTCCAGCAGCCTGTAAGGTTGCTAATCTCACTGAGAAGGTCTCCACCCTCATGAGCCAACCACCCCCTAAACGATACACTGTTAATACTATTGCAGTAAAGGCTCCCTGAAGTTTAGAGAAGACCGGAGCATTCAAATCATGCatcctgtgccacagtgtatAGTGAGAACACTGGACAAACGTTCCTTGAATTAATACCGTTTCTGTACAATCAGCAACACTCAGTCTCTAGATAGTTGTATCCATTGTCCCTTCACTGTATGTTGTATTTTACCCCttaactcttatttttaatttgtacacTGATAGAGCTCAATTTTTAAACCTACACTAAAGACTAAACTCGAAGTTTCAGTTCCATCCCATTATACcctgtacagacagacagacagacagacacacacacacacacacacacacacacacacacacacacacacatacaccatgcatcCAGAAGAAATCATTTCATCAGTAGTTTAGGGATTATGCTGTTTCCACAAAACTAAAATGCcaatttatttctccttcttttattctctttctgctttctctttttgtttgtttggggttttatttttagatcttggtcatttttattttacctgtaggggtattttgcctgtatgtctgtgcaccatgtacctACTGtacccatagagaccagaagggggcatcagatcccctgcagctgcagTTAAAGATAGTTGTTAGCCACAGTGTCCTTGCTGGGattaaacctgggtcccctggaagaccagccagtgctcttaactgatgagccatctccccagccccttgtgtttcggcttttttgtttctttatttgtttgagacagggtctcactatgtagccaaggctgacctgaactcactctgtgaactcatagcaatcctcctgcctctgcctcccaagtgctaggattaaagacggaCATCACCGCACCACACAGCTGTTATCTGGATTTCCAACCTAACGATTCACTCTAGAGACCACCCCATGccacaaatggagattccctccACAGCTATTACCTTCTTTAATGACTGCACAGACACTACTGCGCACCTGGAGTATTACACATTTCTTAACCAGTCTCCAAATATTTAGGTTTCTTTCTAATATTTTGCTACTGCAGTAAGACTGTGGCAAATAACCATGGCACAGTGCTCTCTATCCATGGAGAGTCCTGTGTACACTTCTGGAAGTCTGGCTGGGTCAAGCTTACGACCTGGATACCCTGGAGCTGCGGCCAACCTCCTCTCCCACCAGCATCCCAAAGCTCCTCCCCATACTGATCAAGTTTCTGAGTGCCTGCCAGTCACTCCCATAGGAAATGATCTGTCACTGTGGCTTCATTTGCATTTTGCTTATTACGGGCGCAGTCAAGCATCTCTTCGTATGTTTAAAGACCATCTGTGTATCTTCTGGTGTGAACTGTCTGTTCACGTCTTTTGCCAaatttttctatttgatttttttttccttttcccatttttaaatgttctctctATATTGAGAAGATTAGCCCTTTATTTGTGACATCTTTCACAAATCATTTTCCTCTAGCTTGTCATTTGTCTTTGGATCCTGCCTATAGTAGCATTgccttgccaaaaaaaaaaatgtttaatatggcTGAATTCATTAATCTTTCATGCATCCGAATTTTGAGGTTGGGAGGGGTGGTTCCCATACATaggtctgtttgtctgtttgtttgtttctaggatGCATAGTTTCACACTTATATCTCTGATCAGCTCGAAGTTTATTCTGATGCATGGTGTGAATTGTGGATCTACTTTGATGTTTTCAAAAATGACCGTCAAGATTCCTTAATGCTATTTTATTAAAACTACACAGTaggaggctagggagatggctgtCAGTAAAGTTCCtactgtacaagcatgaggacctgcattCAGATGCCTAAGACAAATGTTAAAAGGTGGAAGTG
This sequence is a window from Mus pahari chromosome 14, PAHARI_EIJ_v1.1, whole genome shotgun sequence. Protein-coding genes within it:
- the Mpp2 gene encoding MAGUK p55 subfamily member 2 isoform X2 produces the protein MPVAATNSESAMQQVLDNLGSLPNATGAAELDLIFLRGIMESPIVRSLAKAHERLEETKLEAVRDNNLELVQEILRDLAELAEQSSTAAELARILQEPHFQSLLETHDSVASKTYETPPPSPGLDPMFSNQPVPPDAVRMVGIRKTAGEHLGVTFRVEGGELVIARILHGGMVAQQGLLHVGDIIKEVNGQPVGSDPRALQELLRSASGSVILKILPSYQEPHLPRQVFVKCHFDYDPARDSLSPCKEAGLRFNAGDLLQIVNQDDANWWQACHVEGGSAGLIPSQLLEEKRKAFVKRDLELTPTSGTLCGSLSGKKKKRMMYLTTKNAEFDRHELLIYEEVARMPPFRRKTLVLIGAQGVGRRSLKNKLILWDPDRYGTTVPYTSRRPKDSEREGQGYSFVSRGEMEADIRAGRYLEHGEYEGNLYGTRIDSIRGVVASGKVCVLDVNPQAVKVLRTAEFVPYVVFIEAPDYETLRAMNRAALESGVSTKQLTEADLRRTVEESSRIQRGYGHYFDLSLVNSNLERTFRELQTAMEKLRTEPQWVPVSWVY
- the Mpp2 gene encoding MAGUK p55 subfamily member 2 isoform X1, which translates into the protein MACSPGSEASLEGISLGSSEEAELRREAMQQVLDNLGSLPNATGAAELDLIFLRGIMESPIVRSLAKAHERLEETKLEAVRDNNLELVQEILRDLAELAEQSSTAAELARILQEPHFQSLLETHDSVASKTYETPPPSPGLDPMFSNQPVPPDAVRMVGIRKTAGEHLGVTFRVEGGELVIARILHGGMVAQQGLLHVGDIIKEVNGQPVGSDPRALQELLRSASGSVILKILPSYQEPHLPRQVFVKCHFDYDPARDSLSPCKEAGLRFNAGDLLQIVNQDDANWWQACHVEGGSAGLIPSQLLEEKRKAFVKRDLELTPTSGTLCGSLSGKKKKRMMYLTTKNAEFDRHELLIYEEVARMPPFRRKTLVLIGAQGVGRRSLKNKLILWDPDRYGTTVPYTSRRPKDSEREGQGYSFVSRGEMEADIRAGRYLEHGEYEGNLYGTRIDSIRGVVASGKVCVLDVNPQAVKVLRTAEFVPYVVFIEAPDYETLRAMNRAALESGVSTKQLTEADLRRTVEESSRIQRGYGHYFDLSLVNSNLERTFRELQTAMEKLRTEPQWVPVSWVY